The genomic DNA TCAGTTTTATTGattatactgtttatttttatgaagaaacTTCCTGATTTATCGCATTATATCTCttagaaatatttaacaagTTCCAAACATATGTGCTTTAGAATACTTTTTGTTCAACTAAGCCGGTTAAGgcgagataactcttttagtaaacCCATTGGTAATTCATGATCGGTTTATCAGTGGATGTATTACCGCTAAAATAATGCGTTTTatgatgataaatatatatatatatatatataacatggaTAATACAACGAAAGAAGTGATATCTTCAAAAACAGCACCTTTATAACAAAGCtattacaaaaggaaaaataTGATTGTCTAAGATTCAAACATATTAACAAAGAATAATGCCTTCTTAGCTAGTTCACCTAAATGGACCTTTAGGTTGTAGGAAAAGGCGGGGGATTCTGGTGAGTGTGTATAGACACACTCAATTGGCAAGATTAAGGGGTTATGATCGTTTCCCGTAATTGTACGTCGGATCATATTAGGTTTTTACTTTTCTGCGGTACCGCAGGAAGTTCTGTTGAGACCATCTCATGTCTACCCTGAGTGGCCGGTTCTGAATTGGTACCAGTTCGAGCTTGACTGTTAATGATACATAGTATGTATTcagtgttttataatataaaaaatgttaatctttactcCCCTGAAACCAAAGGGGTGATGCGAATAAGACCCGACGTATTTGGGGATCATAACCCTCGTTCTCTTTAGAATTTAACCTGGAGGAACTTGAGCATCCATTGCTACCAATGGTGCACAGATTTGTCAGTTAAAACTAGCATGTCGGCATTCTGTAATCATGTCAGACCTCGTCATTCTAAGTGAACTGTGGCCGTTATTTCCACaatagttatttgtttgttatgtttttgcctaaaaatggattCTGTGATTAATACGGTTTATCGCTTTTATAAGATAAACCAATTTAATTAAAGAGAAATGATTATTGCCTCATTCGGATCCGGTTCTTGTTTCCCGCCAATCAACGTCACATGACTCGTCAGCATTACATTGCACTAGCCAATCTTGTAGATATGTAAAAGATTCAAAAACCCAACCACCTCCCCTTGCAATCTGCCAACTTATAACAATTCTTGTGTCTGCTGCTGTTTTATTTATCTCTTCAGAATGACCAGAACATGCCGGATCCATAACTTTTTGGACAAAAAAGAGGAGACAATCAAGCCGATGGATTTGCTAGCTGAATCATACGTTCGAgaactataattattatgtcATGGCTAATTTTCATGAATGGCTACCAcctttatctaaatatttagaCACATTCAGTGTGAAAATGGAATTACCAATACCTGGTATTAGTTCTTCGCCTAGATGCATTTAACTTTTGACTTTATTTGGATAAAAATCATgcagcatttattttaattactcGATTCtaattgttcattgttttgtaataaaatcattcGTCACAGTCAAAAAGGATGTCGGGATCTGGCAAGATTAAGGGGTTATGATCGTTTCCCGTAATTATACGTCGGATCATATTAGGTTTTTACTTTCCTGTGGTACCGCAGGAAGTTCTGTTGAGACCATCTCATGTCTACCCTGAGTGGCCGGTTCTGAATTGGTACCAGTTCGAGCTTGACTGTTAATGATACATAGTATGGCCTATGTATTcagtgttttataatataaaaaatgttaatctttactcCCCTGAAACCAGGGGGTGATGCGAATAAGACCCCACGTATTTGGGGATCATAACCCTCGTTCTCTTTAGAATTTAACCTGGAGGAACTTGAGCATCCATTGCTTCCAATGGTGCACAGATTTGTCAGTTAAAACTAGCATGTCGGCATTCTGTAATCATGTCAGACCTCGTCATTCTAAGTGAACTGTGGCCGTTATTTCCACaatagttatttgtttgttatgtttttgcctaaaaatggattCTGTGATTAAACATACCATAATCTGCTCTGTTTATAATTTCAATCCGAATAATGTTGTAAATGATTTCCAGATCAACCCACAAATATGGTGATGCATTAAGGTCCGTATGTGAAATTGTATGTGTTAAGCCATCAACTGCTTTAAATGAAGGAAAGTCAGACTGTGCCGTTGAGCTTTGTTTAGTGGGCTTTCTAAGCGCCACATTTTCAGGAATTTCGTTCGGTAAATTaaaatctggaaaaaaaattaaccaacaagtatgttattattattatttattatgataaACATCTTAAGTAAAGATCGAAAAAATGTGTTATAGGGAAACATTTTCAGTTCACATTCTAAGATGACTGTTCCCTCCTTTGAAATTTAATTCAATACTGTAACCAGGCATAGTTTTTTTCTTAACTAAATTATAAACGCTCACAATTAGAAGGCGAAAAGACTGAAGGATCCTCAAAAGATGACACTGACCTCTGTTTTTATAAGTGactatatttttaaatgcatttactcTGGCAAGGTCTAACTTGTCTAATATGAATCGTAGATTAGATTTCATAATGTAGCTAAAATGGTGCATATGCAGGATAAGACGCACATCCTAAAAAATGAGGAGATATTGGATAATGGCAGagattttgccttgcaacaggtcaTCTACGGTACCATTCAAAAGGTTGTTGCAATGGTTCTGAACGGGCGGAGAGCTCGGCACGCTTTAAACACAACCACCGGGattaacgtccccattctgaccggacgaTCCGCGTTCACTACACTCCCAACAACCAAACAGACGCTCAACTTTGACAAGGGTTCCATTGTCAGTCTGAAGAAGATCCAAGATTCACATGTGcatattccccagtcaccctcgAGGATAAATGCTACgataaaaagtaatgaaattGTAATGAACCTAATAATGGACAAACAGTATTtcactatatacatgtatataattttatactcATTTTGATTACTTAGTGTCATCGCCTGCATACGCAAGTAAATCAAGACAGTAAGTgggttttatttcttatttttattatgtaaaacatTCTTTCCTGTCTCgtgtttgacatttttaacacaatagtAACACGTAACATATGCAATTGTATGCCCTTGAACTTTCAAAATAAGTTCCAGAGTACACgtaaacatttcaaacactGTTTTGAGATAGAACTGTCGAGAAAATTCATTTGAATCAAACGTAAATTATCATTTCTAAATAGAAATGCACAAAGATAAGGAGAATACATTTATCATAGTCTAGTATTCATTGTAAAAAATAGTACTAAACTGTACATTACATGTTGAGTTAAATGAATGGATTATTTAGTGATCTTatcattttcttataatttttaattggtTTGACCTTATCAAACATTATGACTTTTTACAATCTTTTGAATGGAAGCAACAACTTTTACAGACGTTTTAATCATATCAATTCATTGAGAAGACAAATCAAGGAAAgtaactaaaactgagggaatcgCAGGGACTTCAGATGCGGGAACAGGTTCGCCGACTTGGTACGCGTTTCATGCTATGCCTGCATCCTACGTCCTGCAATTTAGTCATTACCTAACAATTAGGAATTAGACATTATCGCTTTACTAGCAGAGAGGACGACTATTCTGGTATCGAATGATGTAAGTCGCAAAAACCTATTGCTAGTGAGTTAAGACACATATATATCGCTTCATGTatgatgttttattattatgttaATTATGTCATACTCTAGTAACAGCTGTCTAtataattaatagaaacaaatgaaatgaataaaaaggaCATTGATTTATATTGATCAACCGattgaatgttttgtttttaattgttgttttgttaaaCCTACTGAATATTGGTATAATAGGAATTAGTTTAAACCGGAAGTtgcatttcttctttttttttcgatgAGTCCATCTCTCTATTAAAGATTTGTTAAATGACAACCTAGTTGACATGATAGTTGTAGCAGAAACCAAACAAGATGAAACCTTTAAAAACGGCGAATTCTTTTTTGACAACTACCACCTACGGAGAGCAGACCGGACAGCGAAAGGCGGAGGCCTCCTAGTTTACATCCGCTCAGATTTGGCAAGCGACAGAAAGACCAAACTTGAATGTAAAACAATCGAATCAAGTTTTactgaaa from Mytilus trossulus isolate FHL-02 chromosome 8, PNRI_Mtr1.1.1.hap1, whole genome shotgun sequence includes the following:
- the LOC134727648 gene encoding uncharacterized protein LOC134727648 — its product is MKSNLRFILDKLDLARVNAFKNIVTYKNRDFNLPNEIPENVALRKPTKQSSTAQSDFPSFKAVDGLTHTISHTDLNASPYLWVDLEIIYNIIRIEIINRADYGNRLHDLDITIGPGLDHMSMCAHFIGPGNDGEYLVFQCREWYKDGRFVKMTIIKGPEYLQLAEVKVFGYPTFE